From the genome of Azospira restricta, one region includes:
- a CDS encoding M48 family metallopeptidase codes for MADTLTNLFLAALALSVTVRIWLARRHIGHIRAHRAAVPAGFAGRIPLAAHQKAADYAVARTRFGFAGLAVDTALLLAFTLGGGLAALSAFWSAHADGIWHGLALILSVMAISGAADIPLAAWRQFVIEERFGFNRMTPALFVSDLVKGALLGAAIGTPLVLAVLWLMAAMGERWWLYVWAVWCAFNLAILFVYPAWIAPLFNKFTPLAEGDTKARIEALLARCGFRSGGLFVMDGSKRSAHGNAYFTGFGKTKRIVFFDTLLERLQPAEIEAVLAHELGHFRHRHVQQRIALMFAVSLAFLALLGQLIDAPWFFAGLGVESAAAHGQAMALVLFALAVPVFAFPLTPLGSLLSRRNEFEADRYAAAHASSDDLVRALVKLYEDNAATLTPDPLHSLFYDSHPPAAIRIARLQQAATQ; via the coding sequence ATGGCCGACACGCTCACCAATCTCTTCCTCGCCGCCCTCGCGCTTTCCGTCACCGTCCGCATCTGGCTCGCCCGCCGGCACATCGGGCACATCCGCGCGCACCGCGCGGCGGTGCCCGCCGGCTTCGCCGGCCGGATACCGCTCGCCGCCCACCAGAAGGCTGCCGACTACGCGGTCGCGCGCACCCGCTTCGGTTTCGCCGGGCTCGCCGTCGACACCGCGCTGCTGCTCGCCTTCACGCTCGGCGGCGGGCTCGCCGCGCTGAGCGCCTTCTGGTCGGCGCACGCAGACGGCATCTGGCACGGGCTGGCGCTGATCCTGTCGGTGATGGCGATTTCCGGCGCCGCCGACATCCCGCTCGCCGCCTGGCGGCAGTTCGTGATCGAGGAACGCTTCGGCTTCAACCGCATGACGCCGGCGCTGTTCGTCAGCGACCTGGTGAAGGGAGCGCTGCTCGGCGCCGCCATCGGCACACCGCTGGTGCTCGCCGTGCTCTGGCTGATGGCGGCAATGGGCGAGCGCTGGTGGCTCTACGTCTGGGCCGTCTGGTGCGCGTTCAACCTGGCGATCCTGTTCGTCTATCCGGCCTGGATCGCGCCGCTGTTCAACAAGTTCACACCGCTCGCCGAAGGCGACACCAAGGCCCGCATCGAAGCCCTGCTCGCGCGCTGCGGCTTCCGCTCGGGCGGGCTCTTCGTGATGGACGGTTCGAAGCGCTCGGCGCACGGCAACGCCTACTTCACCGGCTTCGGCAAGACCAAGCGCATCGTCTTCTTCGACACGCTGCTGGAGCGCCTGCAGCCAGCCGAGATCGAGGCGGTGCTGGCGCACGAGCTGGGCCATTTCCGCCATCGCCACGTGCAGCAGCGGATCGCGCTGATGTTCGCCGTCTCGCTCGCCTTCCTGGCGCTGCTCGGGCAGCTGATCGACGCGCCCTGGTTCTTCGCCGGCCTCGGCGTCGAGTCCGCGGCGGCGCACGGGCAGGCGATGGCGCTGGTGCTCTTCGCGCTGGCGGTGCCGGTGTTCGCCTTCCCGCTGACGCCGCTGGGCAGCCTGCTGTCGCGGCGCAACGAGTTCGAGGCGGACCGCTACGCCGCGGCGCATGCGAGCAGCGACGACCTGGTGCGCGCACTGGTCAAGCTCTACGAAGACAACGCGGCGACGCTGACGCCGGACCCGCTGCATTCGCTGTTCTACGACTCGCACCCGCCCGCGGCGATCCGCATCGCCCGCCTGCAGCAGGCCGCCACGCAATGA
- a CDS encoding PD-(D/E)XK nuclease family protein, with the protein MTVSAHALPPDEACLDHAAGLLLQAGAGDLPDLSRHLVLVSSLPLAAELRAALARAAGRALLLPQFDTLRRWANGAPLPDIPSPLPESERLVLLHAALAARGWFDDSALWGIAGELAALSDELSAAAVRLPDDEAALCAQLERAYALRASAPLNFEARVVHEMWRALAASGRPDAPSVYRLRLARLAEAAARPLFLLLDGPPAERLTPAELEFVDRYAARQPVVLCAPATRDAAATPLAAVLAAAWPEAAAEAPPLRERALRLAGAQPASPLAARLQLVAVGGREQEAEAAAAQVCAWLGAGLRRIALVAEDRLSARRLRALLERRGVLAADETGWKLSTTRAAATIDALLETAAGGAYHLDLLDLCKSPHLFADVPGPARAAAVLLLERAIRAAGARGGIAAFRGALADCRDDDAQAGAARTLAAALLDRLEVALRILGGKPVPLPRWLDRLTRALQAVGADAALAADAAGGELLELLAQRQAELAGSEAAFAFAAWRDWLDREFEAGAFRDRGIASPVVMLPRHDVRLRRFEAALVLGADAEQLSAAAGGSFFNQAVRRDLGLPTREDAERALRRDLELLLATVPRVVVTWRREEAGEARLLAPEFDLLSTLHRLAWDDDLRRPPLPPAAAAPVDPATAPALPRRARPTVPAAQVPARVSVSGLASLVACPYQFFARHVLHLNELDEVAEELEKSDYGQLVHRSLERFHQAHPSLAEVDDAAALAALAAAVEDVFAAAEADNWLALGWRLRWQQRLPAYLAWQREREAAGWRWQAAEVRAAKSLPLADGTAVELYGRIDRIDGGPDGAGLLDYKAKKLVDLRKGLADDLQLPAYALLHDGAAEAAYVALDDERIDVVRCAGDLAAAAAAQGARLVAAIGSMRAGAALPAHGVDRVCAWCEARGLCRRDHVVDA; encoded by the coding sequence ATGACCGTCTCGGCGCACGCCCTGCCGCCGGACGAGGCCTGTCTCGACCACGCCGCCGGCCTGCTGCTGCAGGCCGGCGCCGGCGACCTGCCCGACCTTTCCCGCCACCTCGTCCTCGTTTCCTCGCTGCCGCTCGCCGCCGAGCTGCGCGCGGCGCTGGCGCGCGCCGCCGGCCGGGCGCTGCTGCTGCCGCAGTTCGACACGCTGCGCCGCTGGGCGAACGGCGCGCCGCTGCCGGACATCCCGTCGCCGCTGCCGGAGAGCGAGCGGCTGGTGCTGCTGCACGCGGCGCTGGCTGCCCGCGGCTGGTTCGACGACAGCGCGCTGTGGGGCATCGCCGGCGAGCTGGCGGCGCTGTCCGACGAGCTGTCGGCGGCCGCCGTGCGCCTGCCCGACGACGAGGCGGCACTGTGCGCGCAGCTGGAGCGGGCCTACGCGCTGCGCGCCTCGGCGCCGCTCAATTTCGAGGCGCGGGTGGTGCATGAGATGTGGCGCGCGCTCGCCGCCAGCGGCCGCCCCGATGCCCCGTCGGTCTATCGCCTGCGCCTCGCGCGGCTGGCCGAGGCGGCGGCGCGGCCGCTGTTCCTGCTGCTCGACGGTCCGCCGGCGGAGCGGCTGACGCCGGCGGAACTGGAATTCGTCGACCGCTACGCGGCACGGCAGCCGGTCGTGCTGTGCGCACCGGCGACGCGCGACGCGGCGGCGACGCCGCTCGCCGCGGTGCTCGCCGCCGCGTGGCCGGAGGCCGCCGCCGAGGCGCCGCCGCTGCGCGAACGCGCGTTGCGGCTGGCCGGGGCGCAGCCCGCCTCGCCGCTGGCGGCGCGGCTGCAACTGGTCGCCGTCGGCGGCCGCGAGCAGGAGGCGGAAGCTGCCGCGGCGCAGGTCTGCGCCTGGCTCGGCGCGGGCTTGCGGCGCATCGCGCTGGTCGCCGAGGACCGGCTGAGTGCGCGCCGGCTGCGTGCGTTGCTCGAGCGGCGCGGCGTGCTGGCGGCCGACGAGACCGGCTGGAAACTGTCCACCACGCGCGCCGCCGCGACCATCGACGCGCTGCTGGAAACCGCTGCCGGTGGCGCCTACCACCTCGACCTGCTCGACCTCTGCAAGTCGCCGCACCTGTTCGCCGATGTCCCCGGCCCTGCGCGCGCGGCGGCGGTGCTGCTGCTGGAGCGGGCGATCCGCGCCGCCGGCGCGCGCGGCGGGATCGCCGCCTTCCGCGGCGCGCTGGCCGATTGCCGCGACGACGATGCGCAGGCCGGCGCGGCGCGCACCCTCGCCGCGGCCCTGCTCGACCGGCTCGAGGTCGCGCTGCGCATCCTCGGCGGCAAGCCGGTGCCGCTGCCACGCTGGCTCGACCGGCTGACGCGCGCGCTGCAGGCGGTCGGCGCCGATGCCGCGCTCGCCGCCGACGCTGCCGGCGGCGAACTGCTCGAACTGCTCGCGCAGCGCCAGGCCGAGCTTGCCGGCAGCGAGGCGGCGTTCGCCTTCGCCGCCTGGCGCGACTGGCTCGACCGCGAGTTCGAGGCCGGCGCCTTCCGCGACCGCGGCATCGCCAGCCCGGTCGTCATGCTGCCGCGCCACGACGTCCGCCTGCGCCGCTTCGAGGCGGCGCTGGTGCTCGGTGCCGACGCCGAGCAGCTGTCGGCGGCGGCCGGCGGGAGCTTCTTCAACCAGGCGGTGCGCCGCGACCTCGGCCTGCCGACGCGCGAGGACGCCGAGCGCGCGCTGCGTCGCGACCTCGAATTGCTGCTGGCGACGGTGCCGCGCGTCGTCGTCACCTGGCGGCGCGAGGAAGCCGGCGAGGCCCGGCTGCTGGCGCCGGAGTTCGACTTGCTGTCCACGCTGCACCGGCTGGCCTGGGACGATGACCTCAGGCGGCCGCCGCTGCCGCCGGCGGCAGCGGCGCCAGTCGATCCGGCGACGGCGCCGGCGCTGCCGCGGCGGGCGCGGCCGACGGTGCCGGCGGCGCAGGTGCCGGCGCGCGTTTCGGTCAGCGGGCTGGCCTCGCTGGTGGCCTGCCCCTACCAGTTCTTCGCCCGCCACGTGCTGCACCTGAACGAGCTCGACGAGGTCGCCGAGGAGCTGGAGAAGAGCGACTACGGCCAGCTCGTGCACCGCTCGCTGGAGCGTTTCCACCAGGCGCATCCCAGCCTCGCCGAAGTCGACGACGCAGCCGCGCTGGCGGCGCTTGCCGCTGCCGTCGAGGACGTCTTCGCCGCCGCCGAGGCCGACAACTGGCTGGCGCTCGGCTGGCGGCTGCGCTGGCAGCAGCGGCTGCCGGCCTATCTGGCTTGGCAGCGCGAACGCGAGGCCGCCGGCTGGCGCTGGCAGGCCGCCGAAGTGCGCGCGGCGAAGTCGCTGCCGCTCGCCGACGGCACCGCGGTCGAGCTCTACGGGCGCATCGACCGCATCGACGGCGGCCCGGACGGCGCCGGCCTGCTCGACTACAAGGCGAAGAAGCTCGTCGACCTGAGGAAGGGGCTAGCCGACGACCTGCAGCTGCCGGCCTACGCGCTGCTGCACGACGGTGCGGCCGAGGCCGCCTACGTCGCCCTCGACGACGAGCGCATCGACGTCGTCCGCTGCGCCGGCGACCTCGCCGCCGCAGCCGCGGCGCAGGGCGCGCGGCTGGTCGCGGCGATCGGCTCGATGCGTGCCGGCGCCGCCTTGCCGGCGCATGGCGTCGACCGCGTCTGCGCCTGGTGCGAGGCGCGCGGATTGTGCCGGAGGGACCATGTCGTCGACGCCTGA
- the rho gene encoding transcription termination factor Rho: protein MRLSELKNYHVSQLLEMATANGIENANRLRKQELIFALLKNQAKKGESIFGDGTLEVLPDGFGFLRSPDISYLAGTDDIYVSPSQIRRFNLHTGDTIEGEIRTPKDGERYFALVKVDRINYAPPEATKNKILFENLTPLHPTRHLQLERDMRGEENKTSRIIDMIAPIGAGQRGLLVAPPKSGKTVMLQHIAHAISENHPEAVLIVLLIDERPEEVTEMSRTVKGEVVASTFDEPATRHVQVAEMVIEKAKRMVEMKKDVVILLDSITRLARAYNTVQPASGKVLTGGVDANALQKPKRFFGAARNIEEGGSLTIIATALIDTGSRMDDVIYEEFKGTGNMEIHLDRRMAEKRIYPAINVNRSGTRREELLLKPDVLQKMWILRKLLYNMDDLEAMDFLLDKVKATKNNNEFFDAMRGGR, encoded by the coding sequence ATGCGCCTTTCCGAACTCAAGAACTATCACGTCAGCCAGCTGCTCGAAATGGCCACGGCCAACGGCATCGAGAACGCCAACCGCCTGCGCAAGCAGGAACTGATCTTCGCGCTGCTGAAGAACCAGGCGAAGAAGGGCGAGAGCATCTTCGGCGACGGCACGCTGGAAGTCCTGCCGGACGGTTTCGGCTTCCTGCGCTCGCCGGACATCTCGTACCTCGCCGGCACCGACGACATCTACGTCAGCCCGTCGCAGATCCGTCGCTTCAACCTGCATACCGGCGACACCATCGAAGGCGAGATCCGCACGCCGAAGGATGGCGAGCGCTACTTCGCGCTGGTCAAGGTCGACCGCATCAACTACGCGCCGCCGGAAGCGACCAAGAACAAGATCCTGTTCGAGAACCTGACGCCGCTGCATCCGACGCGCCATCTGCAGCTCGAGCGCGACATGCGCGGCGAGGAGAACAAGACCAGCCGCATCATCGACATGATCGCCCCGATCGGCGCCGGCCAGCGCGGCCTCTTGGTGGCCCCGCCGAAGTCGGGCAAGACGGTGATGCTGCAGCATATCGCCCACGCCATCTCGGAGAATCACCCGGAAGCCGTGCTCATCGTGCTGCTGATCGACGAACGCCCCGAGGAAGTGACGGAAATGTCGCGCACCGTGAAGGGCGAGGTGGTCGCCTCGACCTTCGACGAGCCGGCGACCCGTCACGTCCAGGTCGCCGAGATGGTGATCGAGAAGGCCAAGCGCATGGTCGAGATGAAGAAGGATGTGGTCATCCTGCTCGACTCGATCACCCGTCTGGCGCGCGCCTACAACACCGTGCAGCCGGCCTCCGGCAAGGTACTCACCGGCGGCGTCGACGCCAACGCGCTGCAGAAGCCGAAGCGTTTCTTCGGCGCCGCGCGCAACATCGAGGAAGGCGGCTCGCTGACGATCATCGCCACCGCGCTGATCGACACCGGCAGCCGCATGGACGACGTGATCTACGAGGAATTCAAGGGCACCGGCAACATGGAGATCCACCTCGACCGGCGCATGGCCGAGAAGCGGATCTACCCGGCGATCAACGTCAACCGCTCCGGCACGCGCCGCGAGGAACTGCTGCTCAAGCCCGACGTGCTGCAGAAGATGTGGATCCTCAGGAAGCTGCTGTACAACATGGACGATCTGGAAGCGATGGATTTCCTGCTCGACAAGGTCAAGGCGACGAAGAACAACAACGAGTTCTTCGACGCGATGCGCGGCGGTCGCTAG
- a CDS encoding DUF3149 domain-containing protein: MAWELLFGSDIGLFSLFVIVFTIGMSVYYARFFKKKMAEQPQAD; this comes from the coding sequence ATGGCTTGGGAATTGCTGTTTGGTAGCGATATCGGTCTGTTCAGCCTGTTCGTGATCGTGTTCACGATCGGCATGTCGGTCTACTACGCCCGCTTCTTCAAGAAGAAGATGGCCGAGCAGCCGCAGGCCGACTGA
- the orn gene encoding oligoribonuclease, which produces MAQDANNLVWLDMEMTGLDPDRDRIIELAMIVTDANLETLAESPVWVVHQPDVVLDAMDDWNKATHGRSGLIERVRASTKDEAAVAAEAQAFMAEWVGQRVSPMCGNSICQDRRFMARHMPTLEAYFHYRNLDVSTLKELCRRWKPEVAKGFVKKADHTAMADIRESIAELRYYRDNFLKL; this is translated from the coding sequence ATGGCACAAGACGCAAACAACCTGGTCTGGCTGGACATGGAAATGACCGGTCTCGACCCCGATCGCGACCGCATCATCGAACTGGCGATGATCGTCACCGACGCCAACCTGGAAACGCTGGCCGAATCGCCGGTGTGGGTCGTGCACCAGCCCGATGTGGTGCTCGACGCGATGGACGACTGGAACAAGGCGACGCACGGCCGCTCCGGCTTGATCGAGCGCGTGCGGGCGTCTACAAAGGATGAAGCGGCGGTCGCCGCCGAGGCGCAGGCCTTCATGGCCGAGTGGGTCGGCCAGCGCGTGTCGCCGATGTGCGGCAATTCGATCTGCCAGGACCGCCGCTTCATGGCGCGCCACATGCCGACGCTGGAGGCGTATTTCCACTACCGCAACCTTGACGTGTCGACGCTGAAGGAACTGTGCCGGCGCTGGAAGCCGGAAGTCGCCAAGGGTTTCGTGAAGAAGGCCGACCACACGGCGATGGCCGACATCCGCGAGTCGATCGCCGAGCTGCGCTACTACCGCGACAACTTCCTCAAGCTATAA
- the rsgA gene encoding ribosome small subunit-dependent GTPase A: protein MSRGLVVAAHGRQYVVECADGATRLCFPRGKKSELACGDRVEIAATGDGQGVVEKIAERTSLLYRSNEFRQKLIAANVTQIVVVVATEPSFSDELVTRCLVAAASQDIRPLIVLNKCDLEERLPAAREALAIYRRLGYPIVELSARECGKALLPWLHGHTSVLVGQSGMGKSTLLNALVPGANAATREISAALDSGKHTTTHARLYHLDESSDLIDSPGLQEFGLHHLDLGTLEAAFPEFQPLLGHCRFRDCRHDREPDCALRAALERGEIEPRRFACYRTLHAEVA, encoded by the coding sequence ATGAGCCGCGGCCTGGTCGTCGCCGCCCACGGCCGCCAGTACGTGGTCGAATGCGCCGACGGCGCGACCCGGCTGTGCTTCCCGCGCGGCAAGAAGAGCGAGCTGGCCTGCGGCGACCGCGTCGAGATCGCCGCCACCGGTGACGGCCAGGGGGTCGTCGAGAAGATCGCCGAGCGCACGAGCCTGCTCTACCGCTCCAACGAATTCCGGCAGAAGCTGATCGCCGCGAACGTGACGCAGATCGTCGTCGTCGTCGCCACCGAGCCCTCGTTCTCCGACGAGCTGGTGACGCGCTGCCTGGTCGCTGCCGCCAGCCAGGACATCCGGCCGCTGATCGTGCTCAACAAGTGCGACCTCGAGGAGCGCCTGCCGGCCGCACGCGAAGCCCTGGCGATCTACCGCCGCCTGGGCTACCCGATCGTCGAGCTGTCCGCGCGCGAATGCGGCAAGGCCTTGCTGCCGTGGTTGCACGGCCATACCAGCGTCCTCGTCGGCCAGTCGGGAATGGGCAAGTCGACGCTGCTGAACGCGCTGGTTCCCGGCGCCAATGCGGCAACGCGGGAGATTTCGGCGGCGCTCGATTCGGGCAAGCACACCACCACGCATGCCCGCCTCTACCACCTGGACGAGTCCTCTGACCTGATCGACTCGCCGGGGCTGCAGGAATTCGGCCTGCACCACCTCGACCTCGGTACGCTGGAGGCGGCGTTTCCCGAATTCCAGCCGCTGCTCGGGCACTGCCGCTTCCGCGATTGCCGCCACGACCGCGAGCCGGACTGCGCGCTGCGCGCCGCGCTCGAACGCGGCGAGATCGAACCCCGCCGCTTCGCCTGCTACCGCACGCTGCACGCCGAAGTCGCCTAG
- a CDS encoding lytic transglycosylase domain-containing protein, with product MSATIDLKPSMLRATTVVAGVFQVILMAAGVFFIVALLGLYRGDSRALEHLRVLLPQETAAAALPAAAPEAVPVSEAPAADPLTPRMRAALESVARRYRVSMDALEPIFGAAEIAGRDLRLDPLLIVAVIAVESRFNPFSESVVGAQGLMQVMPRFHQDKLPKGADELSFFDPVVNVRVGARVLKESIQRNGGLIPGLQQFAGAADDAEQRYAGKVLAEKARLESVAARLRARSA from the coding sequence ATGTCTGCAACGATCGATCTGAAGCCCTCGATGCTGCGTGCCACGACCGTGGTCGCCGGCGTTTTCCAAGTCATCCTGATGGCCGCCGGCGTCTTTTTCATCGTCGCCCTGCTCGGTCTCTATCGCGGCGACAGCCGCGCGCTCGAGCATCTGCGCGTGCTGCTGCCGCAGGAAACGGCCGCCGCCGCGCTGCCGGCAGCGGCGCCGGAGGCCGTGCCGGTGTCCGAGGCGCCGGCCGCCGACCCGCTGACGCCGCGCATGCGGGCGGCGCTGGAGTCGGTGGCTCGCCGCTACCGCGTGTCGATGGATGCGCTCGAGCCGATCTTCGGCGCCGCCGAGATCGCCGGCCGCGACCTGCGCCTCGATCCGCTGCTGATCGTCGCGGTGATCGCGGTCGAGTCCCGCTTCAACCCGTTCTCGGAAAGCGTCGTCGGCGCGCAGGGCCTGATGCAGGTCATGCCGCGCTTCCATCAGGACAAGCTGCCGAAGGGCGCCGACGAGCTGTCCTTCTTCGATCCGGTGGTGAATGTCCGGGTCGGCGCGCGCGTGCTCAAGGAGTCGATCCAGCGCAACGGCGGCCTGATCCCGGGCCTGCAGCAGTTCGCCGGCGCCGCCGACGACGCCGAGCAGCGCTACGCCGGCAAGGTGCTCGCCGAGAAGGCGCGCCTGGAGTCGGTCGCGGCCCGCCTGCGCGCCCGCAGCGCCTGA
- the fdxA gene encoding ferredoxin FdxA — protein sequence MTYVVTENCIKCKYTDCVDVCPVDCFREGPNMLVIDPAECIDCTLCVPECPAEAIFAEDDVPDTQKAFIALNAELAKTWPALTERKPALPDADDQNGVPDKLKDLLR from the coding sequence ATGACCTACGTCGTCACCGAAAACTGCATCAAGTGCAAATACACCGACTGCGTCGATGTCTGTCCGGTCGATTGTTTCCGCGAAGGGCCGAACATGCTGGTGATCGACCCTGCGGAGTGCATCGACTGCACGCTGTGCGTGCCGGAATGCCCGGCCGAGGCGATCTTCGCCGAGGATGACGTGCCCGACACACAAAAGGCCTTCATCGCGCTCAACGCCGAACTGGCCAAGACCTGGCCGGCCCTCACCGAGCGCAAGCCGGCGCTGCCCGACGCCGACGACCAGAACGGCGTTCCCGACAAGCTGAAGGACCTGCTGCGCTGA
- a CDS encoding ArnT family glycosyltransferase, giving the protein MIEPIKSGFPLPPRGWPLVALLAVFILAGLIGHDPWKSDDAITIGVVADMLQRGHWLAPYLADRPYPDVPLYYWTAALTGALFSWLLPLHDAIRLASGFWVALTLFLLYRAGREWHHDEPAPHEFAIASVLAMAGCLGFLVHAHEAQPMLVALAGHAAAYWALALIPRKPQRAAIIFGLALGLGFLGNGFAPMLALLPVALAAFWLAPDRATASKALLGGACLGAAIATPWPIILAALQPGYFAQWLHGELAQIGKPASMAATAGNYLAMLPWFAWPALPLALWTLRSKRRLLHAPCYRLPLLATAAVWLTLSVTFEARSSSALLLLPPLALLAAPGVATLRRGAANAFDWFGVMTFSFFCVLAWIGWSAMVAGWPERLAERVVKLAPGFVGEFRWLPFALAVVVTLAWGWMLTTGQRQRSPWRGLVHWLGGLTALWLLLMTLWLPWIEYGKSYRSIGTALKAALPAKYGCVIGRNMSDANRALLDYFAGVPLRAEKATASGRCNWMLVLRDASQGRNLEIAGWEVAAEMRRPSERSERFVLYRRGS; this is encoded by the coding sequence ATGATCGAACCGATCAAGAGCGGATTTCCCCTGCCGCCCCGGGGCTGGCCCCTGGTGGCGCTGCTCGCGGTTTTCATCCTCGCCGGGCTGATCGGGCACGATCCCTGGAAGAGCGACGACGCGATCACCATCGGCGTCGTCGCCGACATGCTGCAGCGCGGCCACTGGCTGGCGCCCTATCTCGCCGACCGCCCCTATCCGGACGTACCGCTCTATTACTGGACGGCGGCGCTGACCGGCGCCCTCTTCTCCTGGCTGCTGCCGCTGCACGACGCGATCCGCCTGGCCAGCGGCTTCTGGGTCGCGCTGACGCTGTTCCTGCTCTACCGCGCCGGCCGCGAGTGGCATCACGACGAACCGGCGCCGCACGAGTTCGCCATCGCCAGCGTGCTGGCGATGGCCGGCTGCCTCGGCTTCCTCGTCCATGCGCACGAGGCGCAGCCGATGCTGGTCGCGCTGGCCGGCCATGCCGCCGCCTACTGGGCGCTGGCGCTGATTCCGCGCAAGCCGCAACGCGCAGCGATCATCTTTGGCCTGGCACTCGGCCTCGGCTTCCTCGGCAACGGCTTCGCGCCGATGCTGGCGCTACTGCCGGTGGCGCTCGCCGCCTTCTGGCTGGCACCGGACCGGGCCACCGCCAGCAAGGCCCTGCTCGGCGGCGCCTGCCTCGGCGCCGCGATCGCGACGCCGTGGCCGATCATCCTCGCCGCGCTGCAGCCGGGCTATTTCGCGCAATGGCTGCACGGCGAACTGGCGCAGATCGGCAAGCCGGCGAGCATGGCCGCCACCGCCGGCAACTACCTGGCGATGCTGCCCTGGTTCGCCTGGCCGGCGCTGCCGCTGGCGCTGTGGACGCTGCGCTCGAAGCGCCGCCTGCTGCACGCGCCCTGCTACCGGCTGCCGCTGCTGGCGACCGCCGCGGTCTGGCTGACGCTGTCGGTCACCTTCGAGGCACGCAGCAGTTCGGCATTGCTGCTGCTGCCGCCGCTGGCACTGCTTGCCGCCCCCGGCGTCGCGACGCTGCGCCGCGGCGCGGCGAATGCCTTCGACTGGTTCGGCGTGATGACCTTCAGCTTCTTCTGCGTCCTCGCCTGGATCGGCTGGAGCGCGATGGTCGCCGGCTGGCCGGAGCGCCTCGCCGAGCGCGTCGTCAAACTGGCCCCCGGCTTCGTCGGCGAATTCCGTTGGCTGCCGTTCGCACTCGCCGTCGTCGTTACGCTGGCCTGGGGCTGGATGCTGACCACCGGCCAGCGCCAGCGTTCCCCCTGGCGCGGACTGGTGCACTGGCTGGGCGGGCTGACCGCGCTGTGGCTGCTGCTGATGACGCTGTGGCTGCCGTGGATCGAGTACGGCAAGAGCTACCGCTCGATCGGCACCGCGCTCAAGGCCGCGCTGCCGGCGAAGTACGGCTGCGTCATCGGGCGCAACATGTCGGATGCGAACCGGGCGCTGCTCGACTATTTCGCGGGCGTTCCGCTGCGCGCGGAAAAGGCGACCGCCAGCGGCCGCTGCAACTGGATGCTGGTGCTGCGGGATGCCAGCCAGGGCCGCAATCTCGAGATCGCCGGCTGGGAGGTGGCGGCGGAAATGCGCCGGCCGAGCGAGCGCAGCGAGCGCTTCGTCCTCTACCGGCGCGGCAGCTGA
- the trxA gene encoding thioredoxin TrxA yields the protein MSEHIHYVTDDNFATEVLQSPQPVLVDYWAEWCGPCKMIAPILDEVAKEYAGKLKVAKLNIDDNQKTPAQYGIRGIPTLMLFKGGNIEATKVGALSKGQLTAFIDSNL from the coding sequence ATGAGCGAGCATATCCACTACGTCACCGACGACAACTTCGCGACCGAGGTGCTGCAGTCGCCGCAGCCGGTGCTGGTCGACTACTGGGCCGAATGGTGCGGCCCGTGCAAGATGATCGCGCCGATCCTCGACGAAGTGGCCAAGGAATACGCCGGCAAGCTGAAGGTGGCCAAGCTCAACATCGATGACAACCAGAAGACGCCGGCGCAGTACGGCATCCGCGGCATCCCGACGCTGATGCTGTTCAAGGGCGGCAACATCGAGGCGACCAAGGTCGGCGCGCTGTCCAAGGGTCAGCTCACCGCCTTCATTGACAGCAACCTCTAA
- the bfr gene encoding bacterioferritin, giving the protein MKGHKEIIAELNRLLAGELAARDQYFIHARMYENWGYRRLFERIWHEMHDETEHADWLIRRILFLEGTPQMTPASPLKIGRDVPEMLKNDLAVEHQVVADLKAVIARCEALGDYVTREGLEKMLDDTEEDHAHWLEQQLGLIGMVGLKNYLQSQIGEGGAGS; this is encoded by the coding sequence ATGAAGGGCCACAAGGAAATCATCGCCGAGCTGAACCGGCTGCTCGCCGGCGAGCTCGCCGCCCGCGACCAGTATTTCATCCACGCCCGGATGTACGAAAACTGGGGCTACCGGCGGCTGTTCGAGCGCATCTGGCACGAGATGCACGACGAGACCGAGCATGCCGACTGGCTGATCCGCCGCATCCTGTTCCTCGAAGGCACGCCGCAGATGACGCCGGCGTCGCCGCTGAAGATCGGCCGCGACGTGCCGGAGATGCTGAAGAACGATCTCGCCGTCGAGCATCAGGTCGTCGCCGACCTGAAGGCCGTCATCGCGCGCTGCGAGGCGCTCGGCGACTACGTCACGCGCGAAGGGCTGGAGAAGATGCTCGACGACACCGAGGAGGACCACGCCCACTGGCTCGAGCAGCAGCTCGGACTGATCGGCATGGTCGGCCTGAAGAACTACCTGCAGTCGCAGATCGGCGAGGGCGGCGCCGGCAGCTGA
- the rpmE gene encoding 50S ribosomal protein L31 has product MKTGTHPDYEEIQVTCSCGNVFKTKSTMKKPLHIEVCSACHPFYTGKQKIVDTAGRVEKFNQKFGNLRKSA; this is encoded by the coding sequence ATGAAAACCGGTACCCATCCCGATTACGAAGAGATCCAGGTGACTTGTTCCTGCGGCAACGTCTTCAAGACCAAGTCGACCATGAAGAAGCCGCTGCACATCGAAGTGTGCTCGGCCTGCCACCCGTTCTACACCGGCAAGCAGAAGATCGTCGACACCGCCGGCCGCGTCGAGAAGTTCAACCAGAAGTTCGGCAACCTGCGCAAGTCCGCCTGA